One Chloroflexota bacterium DNA segment encodes these proteins:
- a CDS encoding GAF domain-containing protein, translating to MNKSRPRLSLLAQFSLLSFITLIVIAVTLGYLLQQKITESELEQEAANAIEQAQWIIAPKLTAADLDGLAPTQLELLNAEIRDHVINRRIFRVKIWNTQGKLIYSDERELIGQMFPPSDELRQAFAGNTAMRVSSLDRPENIAERAHVARAFEIYAPIIPRDRAATVGAYEIYARLDAAQARIATIEQTLFAGLALGFLALYIALFAIVRGASRELIRHQTDNEQLYALEQRRARDFQTINDVGRQLTAILAPTELTAQVLRAITERFGYDRAALYMVHDHQITATILRGYPTAVAEHTRRAPRQSLTTHPLIAQAIAARKTIVIADVRIDSRGAQHSADDPTLSQVALPLNTQGKLLGALVISSYRANAFEQSDVLLLESLAAQIAIALDNAQMHEATQQRLRQLRALRTIDQTISATLELARTLDVLLDQALAHVGPRDAAGWVALRDADDPTQLRVEAAKNLSAELAQTLSQQIHASILARVMEDGIPRVVADMAHDARTRGCVAGAQENLRALVAAPMRVAGEQIGALVVCARQPYSPNDEELNFFVTLGGQAALVVQNTRRYEDAQRQAASLADLARQLEESYTATLTAMSTALDVRDHETEGHAQRVAELACWLARASGMTDEHELRAIHYGALLHDIGKIQISDAVLGKPETLSDAERIEIRRHAEIGATILRGIPFLRNALPVVASHHERWNGAGYPEGLAGKAIPLVARIFAIIDVYDALMSARPYREAWSEEQAREFVRAHSGTWFDPRLVQIFLEMLKA from the coding sequence ATGAATAAATCACGCCCGCGCCTATCCTTGCTCGCGCAATTCAGTCTGCTCAGTTTCATCACGCTCATCGTCATCGCGGTCACTCTCGGCTATCTCCTCCAGCAAAAAATCACCGAGAGCGAGTTGGAACAAGAAGCCGCCAACGCGATTGAGCAAGCGCAGTGGATTATTGCGCCCAAGCTCACCGCCGCCGATCTGGACGGGCTTGCCCCAACCCAGTTGGAACTGCTCAACGCCGAAATTCGGGATCACGTCATCAACCGCCGCATCTTTCGCGTCAAAATTTGGAACACGCAGGGCAAACTAATTTATTCGGACGAGCGCGAGTTGATCGGACAAATGTTTCCGCCGTCCGACGAATTACGGCAAGCGTTCGCCGGAAATACGGCGATGCGCGTGTCGTCGCTCGACCGACCGGAGAATATCGCCGAGCGCGCGCACGTCGCGCGCGCGTTTGAAATCTACGCGCCGATCATTCCACGCGATCGCGCGGCGACCGTGGGCGCGTACGAAATTTACGCGCGGCTCGACGCGGCGCAAGCGCGCATCGCCACCATCGAACAAACGCTCTTCGCCGGTCTAGCGTTGGGATTCCTTGCCTTGTACATCGCGCTATTCGCAATCGTGCGCGGCGCATCGCGCGAACTGATCCGCCACCAAACCGATAACGAACAACTGTACGCGCTAGAGCAACGCCGCGCGCGCGATTTCCAAACCATCAACGATGTGGGACGCCAACTGACGGCGATTCTCGCCCCCACTGAACTGACCGCCCAAGTTTTGCGCGCCATCACCGAGCGATTCGGCTACGACCGCGCCGCGCTCTACATGGTTCACGATCACCAAATCACGGCGACGATCCTGCGCGGCTATCCGACCGCCGTCGCCGAGCACACCCGCCGCGCGCCGCGACAATCCTTGACCACGCATCCGCTCATCGCGCAAGCGATTGCCGCGCGTAAAACGATCGTGATTGCGGACGTGCGAATTGATTCGCGCGGCGCACAGCACTCCGCCGATGACCCGACGCTGTCCCAGGTTGCTTTACCGCTCAACACCCAGGGCAAATTGCTCGGCGCGCTCGTCATCTCCAGTTATCGCGCGAACGCGTTCGAGCAAAGCGACGTGCTGTTGCTCGAATCGCTCGCGGCGCAAATCGCGATCGCGCTCGACAACGCGCAAATGCACGAGGCGACGCAACAACGCCTGCGGCAACTCCGCGCGCTGCGCACGATTGACCAAACGATCAGCGCGACGCTCGAACTCGCGCGGACGCTCGACGTTTTGCTCGACCAAGCCCTCGCGCACGTCGGTCCGCGCGACGCGGCGGGCTGGGTCGCGCTCCGCGATGCCGACGACCCGACGCAGTTGCGCGTGGAAGCCGCCAAGAATCTGAGCGCGGAACTCGCGCAGACCTTGTCCCAACAAATCCACGCCAGTATTCTCGCGCGCGTGATGGAAGACGGCATTCCGCGTGTCGTCGCCGATATGGCGCACGATGCGCGCACGCGCGGATGTGTCGCCGGCGCGCAAGAAAATCTGCGCGCGCTCGTCGCCGCGCCGATGCGAGTTGCCGGCGAACAAATAGGCGCGCTCGTGGTGTGCGCGCGCCAACCCTACTCGCCGAACGACGAGGAACTCAATTTCTTCGTCACCCTGGGCGGGCAAGCCGCGCTGGTGGTGCAGAATACGCGTCGGTACGAAGACGCGCAACGCCAAGCCGCGTCGCTCGCCGATCTGGCGCGCCAACTCGAAGAAAGTTACACCGCCACGCTCACCGCCATGTCCACCGCGCTCGACGTGCGCGATCACGAGACGGAGGGACACGCGCAACGCGTGGCGGAACTCGCGTGTTGGCTCGCCCGCGCCAGCGGAATGACCGACGAACACGAATTGCGCGCGATTCATTACGGCGCGCTCTTGCACGACATCGGCAAAATCCAAATCAGCGACGCGGTGCTCGGCAAACCCGAAACCCTTTCCGACGCCGAACGGATCGAAATACGCCGGCACGCGGAAATCGGCGCGACGATTTTGCGCGGCATTCCATTCTTGCGTAACGCGCTGCCGGTCGTCGCTTCGCATCACGAACGCTGGAACGGCGCTGGCTATCCCGAAGGACTTGCCGGCAAAGCGATTCCGCTCGTCGCGCGCATCTTTGCGATCATTGACGTGTACGACGCGCTGATGTCCGCGCGACCGTACCGCGAGGCGTGGAGCGAAGAACAGGCGCGCGAGTTTGTGCGCGCGCACAGCGGCACGTGGTTCGATCCGCGGCTCGTCCAAATTTTTCTAGAGATGTTGAAAGCGTAA
- the mtaB gene encoding tRNA (N(6)-L-threonylcarbamoyladenosine(37)-C(2))-methylthiotransferase MtaB — translation MKVYLSTLGCKLNESELEAWARRFGADGYEIVDDARDADLCVVNTCAITHVAARKSRQLARQMARANPHARIVLTGCYADVSPDEAQALPNVALVVPNADKDNLVSRIANSELGIAHCAQSEDPNSQPWHRPPGQVFATRNSQLRTRAFVKIQDGCNMSCTYCIIPLARGKERSRARDEIVAEVQSLVRAGYQEIILTGVQISTYRSANFQFALRDLVAAILDETNVPRLRLTSIAPWDLDDALLDAWRDARVCRHLHLSLQSGSDAILRAMRRPYTTAQFARAVEIARAKIPEVGITTDVIVGFPGESDAEFDESLKFVEQMQFSRVHVFPYSMREGTPAATMSHQVADAAKQSRVRQMQTVGDASACAFAGRFVGRVMPVLWESVDGGQWSGYTDNYIRVLAPSDADLANRIVSVQLTSIMDDHVQGIFISDTKAPKDSPIGSPQITHNRIE, via the coding sequence ATGAAAGTTTATCTGAGCACGCTCGGCTGTAAATTAAACGAAAGCGAATTGGAAGCGTGGGCGCGCCGATTTGGCGCGGACGGATACGAGATCGTAGACGACGCGCGCGATGCGGACTTGTGCGTGGTCAACACGTGCGCGATCACGCACGTCGCCGCGCGCAAATCGCGACAACTGGCGCGGCAAATGGCGCGCGCGAATCCGCACGCGCGCATCGTGCTGACCGGTTGTTACGCCGATGTGTCGCCTGATGAAGCGCAAGCATTGCCCAACGTCGCGCTTGTCGTGCCGAACGCGGACAAGGACAACCTCGTCTCGCGAATTGCGAATTCCGAATTAGGAATTGCACATTGCGCCCAGTCCGAGGATCCAAATTCGCAACCCTGGCACCGCCCGCCAGGGCAGGTGTTCGCAACTCGCAATTCGCAATTGAGAACGCGTGCCTTTGTAAAAATTCAAGATGGTTGCAACATGAGTTGCACGTACTGCATCATCCCGCTCGCGCGCGGCAAGGAACGCAGTCGCGCGCGCGATGAAATTGTCGCTGAAGTGCAATCGCTTGTGCGCGCAGGTTATCAGGAAATCATTTTGACCGGCGTGCAGATTTCCACCTATCGTAGCGCAAATTTCCAATTTGCGTTGCGCGATCTTGTCGCCGCGATTCTGGACGAAACGAATGTGCCGCGCTTGCGCCTCACGAGCATCGCACCCTGGGATTTGGACGACGCGTTGCTCGATGCGTGGCGCGATGCGCGGGTGTGCCGGCATTTGCATCTATCGCTCCAAAGCGGGAGCGATGCGATTTTGCGCGCGATGCGGCGCCCGTACACGACCGCGCAATTCGCGCGTGCCGTTGAAATCGCGCGCGCGAAAATTCCAGAAGTTGGCATCACGACGGATGTGATCGTCGGTTTTCCCGGCGAAAGCGACGCCGAATTCGACGAATCGCTCAAGTTCGTCGAACAAATGCAGTTCTCGCGCGTCCACGTCTTTCCGTATTCAATGCGCGAGGGTACGCCCGCCGCGACGATGTCGCACCAAGTCGCGGACGCAGCCAAGCAATCGCGAGTCCGGCAAATGCAAACGGTGGGCGACGCCAGCGCGTGCGCGTTCGCCGGGCGATTCGTCGGGCGCGTGATGCCGGTGTTGTGGGAGTCGGTGGACGGTGGACAATGGTCTGGGTACACGGACAACTATATTCGCGTGCTCGCGCCGAGTGATGCCGATCTTGCCAATCGAATCGTTTCCGTTCAACTCACCTCCATCATGGATGACCACGTTCAAGGTATCTTCATTTCTGATACGAAAGCACCTAAAGATTCTCCGATTGGGTCTCCCCAAATCACCCACAATCGCATAGAATAA
- a CDS encoding ABC transporter ATP-binding protein, with amino-acid sequence MRRQMPELDDAVQLKVENVHMAFGGVFALRGVSFRVRQGEIFSIIGPNGAGKTVMLNCISGLYRPQRGKILFEGKDITSLRAYQRARLGISRTFQKIELFRGMTVLDNIRLGRHLHLHAGLLEAGVYLGRAAREEIASREFIEREIIDLLEIEHIRNKVVGMLPYGLQKRVELARALALQPRLLILDEPMAGLNLEEVEDMARFILDVNEEKKWKVTCILVEHDMGVVMDISHHVAVLNFGEKIAEATPEEIQLDERVHRAYLGEKEELYVTRR; translated from the coding sequence ATGAGGAGGCAGATGCCGGAACTAGACGATGCAGTCCAGTTAAAGGTCGAGAACGTCCACATGGCGTTCGGTGGTGTTTTCGCGCTTCGCGGCGTCAGTTTTCGGGTCCGCCAAGGGGAAATTTTTTCGATCATCGGACCGAACGGCGCCGGCAAAACCGTGATGCTCAATTGCATCAGCGGCTTGTATCGTCCCCAGCGCGGCAAAATCCTCTTTGAAGGCAAGGATATTACCTCCCTGCGCGCATATCAGCGCGCGCGTCTTGGCATCTCCCGCACGTTTCAGAAAATCGAACTCTTTCGCGGCATGACCGTCCTCGACAATATCCGTCTGGGACGGCATTTGCATTTGCACGCCGGGTTGCTTGAAGCTGGCGTGTACCTCGGGCGCGCCGCGCGCGAAGAAATCGCGAGCCGCGAATTTATCGAACGCGAGATCATTGACCTGCTCGAAATCGAACACATTCGCAACAAGGTTGTCGGCATGTTGCCGTATGGTTTGCAGAAACGCGTCGAACTCGCGCGCGCGCTCGCGCTGCAACCCAGGTTGCTCATTCTCGACGAGCCGATGGCGGGCTTGAACCTCGAAGAGGTCGAGGACATGGCGCGCTTTATCCTCGACGTCAACGAAGAAAAAAAGTGGAAGGTGACGTGCATTCTCGTCGAGCATGATATGGGCGTCGTGATGGATATTTCACATCACGTCGCGGTGTTGAACTTTGGCGAGAAGATCGCGGAGGCGACGCCGGAGGAAATTCAGCTCGACGAACGCGTGCACCGCGCGTATCTCGGCGAAAAAGAGGAGTTGTATGTCACGCGGCGGTAA
- a CDS encoding AMP-binding protein: MSRGGNPSRAPVLTITPDLTIPKVFVQAASKYGDAKVAMREKEYGLWRPITWKQYLAKVKLIALGLADLGLKRGDKVVLIGDNRPEGLWAEMAALCAGGAAVWIYQDSLLDEVQYIVDHSDAKILIGEGQEEVDKGLGLRDKCPKLEHIVWDDPKGMRRYDDPMLTSLDRLMERGRKLDEQDPHRFDELVKRGNGDDIALLFYTSGTTSAPKGALLTHYNMLKMGQNLMQVDPAFENDDFVSFLPFAWIGEQMMSISCGIQAGFTLNFPEEPETAMEDLREIGPQMMFSSSRLYEQMVRNLQVKYSDSSWMKRKLYEWSLNVGYAVADGKFDKKPLALPLKAQAFVADKLVHRALRDHMGLSRMRNAYTGGSAIGPDHFRFFHAIGVNLKQIYGQTEIAGISVLHRTDDVKLDTVGKPIPETEIKIAEDGEILARSPAVFKGYYKNDEATVKTLQDGWLHSGDNGFIDDNGHLVFFDRSKDIMILSDKRKFSPVFAESRLKFSPYIKDAWIIGHERPFVAAVICIDYAVTGRWAESKGIAYTSYTELSQEPRVLEIVERSVEQVNKSLPEPARIKRFVNLFKEFDADDDELTRTKKLRRGFLEERYKLIVDGLFGGVDVIHIDTAINYEDGRVARIKTDLKVVESGG, encoded by the coding sequence ATGTCACGCGGCGGTAACCCATCACGCGCGCCGGTCCTCACGATCACGCCGGACTTGACGATTCCCAAAGTGTTCGTGCAAGCCGCGTCCAAGTACGGCGACGCCAAGGTCGCGATGCGCGAAAAAGAGTACGGTTTGTGGCGACCGATCACGTGGAAGCAGTACCTCGCCAAGGTAAAACTCATCGCGCTTGGGCTTGCCGACCTGGGATTGAAACGCGGTGACAAGGTTGTGCTCATCGGCGATAATCGCCCGGAGGGATTGTGGGCGGAGATGGCGGCGCTGTGCGCGGGCGGCGCGGCGGTATGGATCTATCAGGATTCGTTGCTTGACGAAGTGCAGTACATCGTAGACCACTCGGACGCGAAAATTCTGATCGGCGAAGGTCAAGAAGAGGTAGACAAGGGGCTGGGTCTGCGTGACAAGTGCCCCAAACTTGAACACATTGTCTGGGACGACCCGAAGGGAATGCGCCGCTATGACGATCCGATGCTCACGAGTCTCGACCGCTTGATGGAGCGCGGGCGTAAGTTGGATGAGCAAGACCCGCATCGCTTTGACGAATTGGTCAAGCGTGGCAATGGCGACGATATTGCGCTCTTGTTCTACACCTCGGGTACGACCTCCGCGCCGAAAGGCGCGCTCCTCACGCATTACAACATGCTCAAGATGGGACAGAACTTGATGCAGGTTGACCCCGCGTTCGAGAACGACGATTTCGTTTCGTTCTTGCCCTTTGCGTGGATCGGCGAGCAAATGATGTCCATCTCGTGTGGCATCCAAGCCGGCTTTACGCTCAATTTTCCGGAAGAGCCGGAAACCGCGATGGAAGACTTGCGCGAGATCGGTCCGCAGATGATGTTTTCGTCGTCGCGCCTGTACGAGCAGATGGTGCGCAATTTGCAAGTCAAGTACTCTGACTCGTCGTGGATGAAGCGCAAGTTGTACGAGTGGAGTTTGAACGTCGGTTACGCCGTCGCCGATGGCAAGTTCGATAAGAAACCGCTTGCGTTACCGCTCAAGGCGCAGGCGTTCGTTGCGGATAAACTCGTGCATCGCGCGTTACGCGATCACATGGGCTTGTCGCGAATGCGGAACGCGTACACCGGCGGCTCGGCAATCGGTCCCGATCACTTTCGTTTCTTTCACGCGATTGGTGTGAACCTCAAACAGATTTACGGACAAACCGAAATTGCCGGCATTTCGGTGTTGCATCGCACCGACGATGTGAAACTCGATACGGTCGGCAAGCCGATTCCGGAAACCGAAATCAAAATCGCGGAGGACGGCGAAATTCTCGCGCGTAGCCCGGCGGTGTTCAAGGGCTATTACAAAAATGACGAGGCAACGGTCAAGACGTTACAGGATGGCTGGCTGCACTCCGGCGACAATGGATTCATTGACGACAATGGGCATCTGGTTTTCTTCGACCGCTCGAAAGACATTATGATTTTGAGCGACAAGCGCAAATTCTCGCCGGTCTTTGCCGAGAGTAGACTCAAGTTCAGCCCGTACATCAAGGACGCGTGGATCATTGGGCACGAGCGACCGTTCGTCGCCGCGGTGATCTGCATTGATTACGCGGTGACCGGACGTTGGGCGGAGAGCAAGGGCATCGCGTACACCAGTTACACCGAATTGTCGCAAGAGCCGCGCGTGTTGGAAATCGTGGAGAGATCGGTCGAGCAAGTGAACAAGAGTTTGCCGGAACCCGCGCGCATCAAACGCTTTGTCAACCTGTTCAAGGAATTCGATGCGGACGACGACGAACTAACGCGCACGAAAAAACTGCGGCGCGGCTTTCTCGAAGAACGATACAAGTTGATTGTGGATGGACTGTTTGGTGGCGTGGACGTGATTCACATTGACACGGCGATCAATTACGAGGATGGGCGCGTCGCGCGTATCAAGACGGATTTGAAAGTGGTGGAGAGTGGCGGGTAG
- a CDS encoding branched-chain amino acid ABC transporter permease, whose amino-acid sequence MEVFLQLVITGLMVGSIYALVALGWTLIYKSSGVLNLAMGELTLVGAYVSLAFYQWGLPFPLALFLTLVVGLILGLVVERAFLRPLIGESVLTVIMVTVGLSFFMRGLLGLIFGTDTLVFKPAVFPDEPVRVGGVVIGQVYIWSFVAALVLLVVFVAFFKYTRWGLAMQATADDEMAALSIGISAKFVYALAWAIAFMSAGVGGALLGNINGVNVSVGYLGLLVLPAVVMGGLNSVPGAIAGGLIVGLLQNFAGGYLDNLTIAGINLIPGGAKDVFPFIVMTIALLFKPYGLFGWQRIERV is encoded by the coding sequence ATGGAAGTTTTTCTACAATTGGTCATCACGGGATTAATGGTCGGCAGCATCTATGCTCTCGTTGCGTTGGGCTGGACGCTGATCTATAAATCGTCCGGTGTGCTCAATCTCGCGATGGGTGAACTAACGCTCGTCGGCGCGTACGTGTCGCTGGCGTTTTATCAGTGGGGCTTGCCGTTCCCGCTCGCGTTGTTTCTCACGCTCGTCGTCGGCTTGATCCTGGGTCTCGTCGTCGAGCGCGCGTTTCTGCGCCCGCTCATCGGCGAATCGGTGTTGACGGTGATAATGGTGACGGTGGGCTTGTCATTCTTTATGCGTGGCTTGCTTGGTCTTATTTTCGGAACGGACACCTTGGTCTTCAAGCCCGCCGTTTTTCCCGACGAGCCAGTGCGCGTGGGCGGCGTGGTGATTGGACAGGTGTACATTTGGAGTTTCGTCGCCGCGCTCGTTTTGCTCGTCGTTTTTGTCGCGTTCTTCAAGTACACGCGTTGGGGCTTGGCGATGCAAGCAACCGCCGACGACGAAATGGCGGCGCTCTCGATTGGCATCAGCGCGAAATTCGTGTACGCACTCGCGTGGGCAATCGCGTTCATGTCGGCGGGTGTCGGCGGCGCGTTGCTCGGCAACATCAACGGCGTGAACGTGTCGGTCGGATACCTGGGTCTGCTCGTTCTGCCGGCGGTTGTGATGGGTGGACTCAACTCGGTGCCCGGCGCGATTGCGGGTGGATTGATCGTGGGACTTTTGCAGAATTTTGCCGGCGGCTATCTCGACAACCTCACGATTGCCGGCATCAATCTGATTCCCGGCGGCGCGAAAGATGTATTTCCGTTCATCGTGATGACGATTGCGTTGTTGTTCAAGCCGTACGGGTTGTTTGGATGGCAGAGGATCGAACGCGTCTAG
- a CDS encoding branched-chain amino acid ABC transporter permease, translated as MRLPSGVYHENYTQDHAWWQTRFVWFRMLALFVILFAVFPSLVGGYELSVANRIGYTILSALGVQLLIGFAGQVTLGHMAFVAIGAYTSAIFTLNVNQTFPILKDLGLSYPISMIVAMIVAGLWSMLFGLPSARVKGFYLIMTTMAAQFITVDFIITHYISRVGDRGVSFSLPPGTIRFGLWDIRTDLEQYYLMLVLVILGIVFVGNLMRTRIGRAWIAIRDNDIAAEVLGVNVVRYKLLAFFVAGALAGLAGSYANAVSFTVSPEQFSFGESLWLVGVVLIGGIGSNYGTIYGAIYLTMIAELVQPALKIILPDLALKTSYVKDMVFGLSIVVFLLLEPKGLAYRWSRLKDYIHLWPFSY; from the coding sequence ATGCGACTTCCTTCCGGGGTGTATCACGAAAATTACACGCAAGACCACGCGTGGTGGCAGACGCGCTTTGTCTGGTTCCGGATGCTGGCGTTGTTCGTGATTTTGTTCGCGGTGTTTCCATCGCTGGTCGGCGGGTACGAGTTGTCGGTGGCGAATCGCATCGGGTATACGATTCTGTCCGCGCTTGGCGTCCAGTTGCTGATTGGCTTTGCCGGACAAGTGACACTGGGTCACATGGCGTTTGTCGCGATTGGCGCGTACACCTCTGCCATCTTTACTCTGAATGTCAATCAGACATTTCCAATTCTCAAAGACCTAGGTCTGTCGTATCCAATCAGCATGATCGTCGCGATGATTGTCGCCGGTTTGTGGAGTATGTTGTTCGGTCTGCCGTCGGCGCGCGTCAAGGGGTTTTACCTGATTATGACGACGATGGCGGCGCAGTTCATCACCGTAGATTTCATCATCACGCACTATATTAGCCGCGTCGGCGATCGCGGCGTGTCGTTCTCGCTGCCGCCCGGCACGATTCGCTTCGGGCTCTGGGATATTCGTACCGATCTGGAACAGTACTATCTGATGCTCGTGCTCGTCATCCTGGGTATCGTGTTCGTCGGCAACTTGATGCGGACGCGCATCGGGCGCGCGTGGATTGCGATTCGCGACAATGACATTGCCGCCGAAGTGCTGGGCGTGAATGTCGTGCGCTACAAACTCCTCGCGTTTTTTGTCGCCGGCGCGCTGGCGGGTCTCGCGGGTTCGTACGCGAATGCCGTGTCGTTCACGGTCAGCCCCGAGCAATTTAGTTTCGGCGAATCATTGTGGCTCGTGGGTGTTGTGCTCATCGGCGGCATCGGCAGTAACTATGGCACGATCTACGGCGCGATTTATTTGACGATGATCGCCGAACTCGTTCAACCTGCGCTCAAAATTATTCTGCCCGACCTCGCGCTCAAGACCTCGTACGTCAAGGATATGGTATTCGGTTTGTCCATCGTCGTATTTCTCTTGCTCGAACCAAAAGGATTGGCGTATCGTTGGTCGCGTCTCAAAGATTACATTCATCTGTGGCCCTTTTCGTACTAG
- a CDS encoding ABC transporter substrate-binding protein, with product MDFRKLSVVMMFVLVAILVVACGGGGAPAGQPTAVASKGEISVGSLNDLTGATSDVGKDYALGVQEAVKWINDNGGINGKTIKLFQYDYGYRVPEAQTTYKRFRDFDKVIAVLGWGTGDTSALSPTINQDKMPYVSASYAGELTDPAKTPYNLFAAPDYSTSARAALTVWYEEVWKKDPRFAAEQSSKPRVVMFYQKSSPYSSAPIKAMKEQAALLGFEVGSDQDVALTALDTKSQVLAAKDFKPHVVWHGNTTNSVATALKDAKALGLGADHLVNTYGYDENLPRLAGDAAENVMGIGVAAFYGENVKGMDVVIESAKKYNPSTPQDTRLIHTVKAWANTLVLREAMTRADKAGKLSGEGIRTAFEQLKDFEVGLGVTPLTWTATDHRPTSQVRVYQIKGGKFNLLKQIDLKAKYANEWPKWVGY from the coding sequence ATGGATTTCCGCAAACTATCGGTCGTGATGATGTTCGTCCTCGTGGCGATCCTTGTCGTCGCGTGTGGCGGCGGCGGCGCGCCAGCCGGGCAACCGACTGCTGTCGCGAGCAAGGGTGAAATCAGCGTCGGCTCGTTGAACGATCTAACCGGCGCGACCTCGGACGTGGGCAAGGATTACGCGCTCGGCGTGCAAGAGGCGGTCAAATGGATCAACGACAATGGCGGCATCAACGGCAAGACCATCAAGTTGTTCCAGTACGATTATGGCTATCGCGTGCCTGAAGCGCAAACGACGTACAAACGATTTCGCGATTTCGACAAAGTGATCGCGGTGCTGGGTTGGGGTACGGGCGACACGTCCGCGCTTTCGCCGACCATCAATCAGGACAAGATGCCGTACGTCTCCGCGTCGTATGCGGGCGAGTTGACCGACCCCGCCAAGACGCCGTACAACTTGTTCGCCGCGCCGGACTATTCGACATCGGCGCGCGCCGCGTTGACAGTGTGGTACGAAGAAGTGTGGAAAAAAGATCCGCGCTTTGCCGCCGAGCAATCCTCCAAGCCGCGCGTCGTCATGTTCTATCAAAAATCGTCGCCGTACTCCAGCGCGCCGATCAAGGCGATGAAGGAGCAAGCCGCGCTGCTCGGCTTTGAAGTCGGATCCGATCAAGATGTCGCGCTGACCGCGCTCGATACAAAGTCGCAAGTGCTCGCGGCAAAAGATTTCAAACCGCACGTCGTGTGGCACGGCAACACGACCAACTCGGTGGCGACCGCGTTGAAAGACGCGAAAGCGTTGGGGTTGGGCGCGGATCACCTGGTCAACACGTACGGGTACGACGAGAATTTGCCGCGCCTCGCGGGCGATGCCGCCGAAAATGTGATGGGCATTGGCGTTGCCGCGTTCTATGGCGAGAACGTCAAGGGGATGGATGTCGTCATCGAGTCCGCGAAAAAATACAATCCCAGCACGCCGCAAGACACGCGCTTGATTCACACCGTCAAGGCGTGGGCGAATACGCTCGTCTTGCGCGAGGCGATGACGCGCGCGGACAAAGCCGGCAAACTCAGCGGCGAAGGGATTCGCACCGCGTTCGAACAACTGAAAGATTTCGAAGTCGGCTTGGGCGTCACGCCGCTAACGTGGACCGCGACTGACCATCGCCCGACGAGCCAGGTGCGCGTCTATCAAATCAAGGGCGGCAAGTTCAACCTGCTCAAACAGATTGATCTGAAAGCCAAGTATGCGAACGAGTGGCCCAAGTGGGTTGGGTACTAG
- a CDS encoding ABC transporter ATP-binding protein has product MDNGNILNLNNIEVMYHEVILVLKGVSLSVPSGGIVALLGANGAGKSTTLKAISGLLKHENGRVTDGSIEFLGARIDRKSAEEISRTGIIQVIEGRRVFEHLTVEENIKVGAHLSSAKLRGGLEKVYAYFPRLQEIRTRTAGFCSGGEQQMLVMGRALMTNPKLMLLDEPSMGLAPLLIKEIFTIITRLNQDERLPILLVEQNVKLALTVAGYGYVLEGGRIVMDGAADTLRDNPDIKEFYLGLTDLGTRKNFREIKHYKRRKRWLT; this is encoded by the coding sequence ATGGATAACGGCAACATTCTCAACCTCAACAACATTGAGGTGATGTACCACGAGGTCATTCTCGTGCTCAAAGGCGTCTCGCTGAGCGTGCCGAGCGGCGGCATCGTTGCCCTGCTCGGCGCGAACGGCGCGGGCAAAAGCACCACACTCAAAGCGATCTCCGGTTTGCTCAAGCACGAGAACGGACGCGTGACCGACGGCTCGATCGAATTCCTGGGCGCGCGCATTGATCGCAAATCCGCCGAGGAAATCTCGCGGACGGGCATCATTCAAGTGATCGAGGGACGCCGCGTGTTCGAGCACTTGACCGTCGAGGAAAACATCAAGGTCGGCGCACACCTGAGTAGCGCCAAGTTGCGCGGCGGACTGGAAAAAGTGTACGCGTATTTTCCACGCCTTCAAGAAATTCGCACGCGCACGGCGGGGTTTTGCAGCGGCGGCGAGCAACAGATGTTGGTAATGGGACGCGCGTTGATGACGAATCCCAAACTGATGTTGCTCGACGAACCTTCGATGGGGCTTGCGCCGCTACTGATCAAAGAGATTTTTACGATCATCACGCGGCTGAACCAGGACGAGCGCCTGCCAATCCTGCTCGTCGAGCAGAATGTCAAACTTGCGCTGACGGTTGCCGGCTATGGTTATGTGCTGGAGGGTGGTCGCATTGTGATGGATGGCGCGGCGGATACATTGCGCGACAACCCCGACATCAAGGAATTCTATCTGGGTCTTACCGACCTGGGCACGCGCAAAAATTTCCGCGAGATTAAACATTACAAACGCCGCAAACGCTGGCTAACGTAA